From Pseudanabaena sp. PCC 6802, one genomic window encodes:
- a CDS encoding alkaline phosphatase family protein, with protein MSSTNTITAPKQKCDRIILIGWDGAQRGHVQEALARGDLPNLSQLISEGTLVAIDINGKTDTNAGWSQILTGYSPEITGEYSNIRYQAIPKGYTIFERLEEFFGFDNIATVAAIGGGSLVGADPPTKVPFQGTEKQKEELIQRGVQIIVENGIEYRLLPARAFYHAKDIMDLFVNGLTINSQVGTQALEAIDKYKNEPFFFFFHFYESDLQGHTFGENSHEYNDALISADSWLGKIVTRLRELNLYDNTLIYVTADHGFDEGNRSHIDAPYVFLATNDKGVIRNGERADIAPTILDRFGVDLCNLDPPLSGYSLLTETSIPVNLFNLTSDSDRYTFYPGQFTGDLVCGLAGNDTIYGSMDAENINGNQGNDLISGNGGNDTLWGGQGNDTIYGNDGSDKINGDKGGDLLLGGRGEEDTLWGGQGNDTLVGDFSRDYLIGGGGNDLFILRTDMAVANADLCNVIADFGSGMDTIGLTGGITAADISLITAGGSLPFENADTLIRLVPEGDFLGLVRSTTPAELVGHFTTLQGY; from the coding sequence ATGAGCAGCACTAATACCATTACCGCTCCTAAGCAAAAGTGCGATCGCATCATTCTAATCGGCTGGGATGGAGCGCAACGCGGACACGTGCAGGAAGCTTTAGCGCGGGGCGATCTGCCAAACCTCAGTCAGTTAATCTCAGAAGGGACTCTGGTCGCGATCGATATCAATGGCAAGACAGATACCAATGCTGGATGGTCCCAAATCCTGACTGGCTACTCACCGGAGATAACTGGGGAGTATAGCAACATTCGCTATCAAGCAATTCCAAAGGGATACACGATCTTCGAGCGGCTAGAGGAATTCTTTGGATTCGATAACATTGCGACAGTTGCGGCGATCGGAGGAGGTTCCCTTGTGGGTGCCGATCCGCCTACAAAAGTTCCCTTCCAAGGAACCGAGAAGCAGAAAGAGGAACTCATTCAAAGAGGCGTGCAAATTATAGTTGAGAATGGTATTGAGTATCGCCTTTTGCCAGCTAGGGCTTTCTATCATGCCAAAGATATTATGGATTTATTCGTCAACGGTCTAACGATAAATAGCCAGGTCGGCACACAGGCATTGGAGGCAATTGACAAATACAAGAACGAGCCGTTCTTTTTCTTCTTTCATTTCTACGAGAGCGATCTTCAAGGGCACACCTTTGGCGAAAACTCTCATGAGTACAACGATGCTCTCATCTCTGCCGATTCCTGGCTCGGCAAGATCGTAACCAGACTACGAGAGCTGAATCTATACGACAACACGCTGATTTACGTAACCGCCGATCACGGCTTTGACGAAGGGAATAGAAGCCACATCGATGCACCTTACGTTTTTCTTGCAACAAATGACAAGGGAGTAATTCGGAACGGCGAACGCGCAGATATTGCGCCTACCATCCTCGATCGCTTTGGTGTCGATCTCTGCAACCTCGATCCACCACTCAGCGGATATTCGTTACTTACAGAAACTTCAATCCCTGTTAATCTTTTCAATTTGACAAGCGATTCCGATCGCTACACGTTCTATCCAGGGCAATTTACGGGCGATTTGGTCTGCGGTTTAGCTGGTAACGATACGATCTACGGCTCAATGGATGCGGAAAATATTAATGGGAATCAGGGGAATGACTTAATTAGCGGTAACGGCGGCAACGATACGCTCTGGGGCGGACAGGGGAACGATACGATTTATGGCAACGACGGTTCCGATAAAATCAATGGGGACAAAGGTGGCGATCTCTTATTGGGCGGTAGAGGCGAAGAAGATACCCTCTGGGGCGGACAGGGAAACGATACGTTAGTGGGTGACTTTAGTCGCGATTACCTCATAGGGGGAGGCGGGAACGATCTTTTTATTCTCAGAACTGACATGGCAGTGGCTAACGCCGATCTGTGTAATGTCATCGCCGATTTTGGTAGTGGTATGGATACAATCGGTCTTACCGGAGGCATCACCGCAGCCGATATTTCCCTAATTACTGCGGGTGGCAGTTTACCCTTTGAGAATGCTGATACCCTAATCAGATTGGTGCCAGAAGGTGATTTCTTGGGTTTAGTTAGAAGTACAACCCCGGCAGAACTCGTCGGTCACTTCACCACCTTGCAGGGTTATTAA
- a CDS encoding Maf family protein: protein MPNSTSSPLFVLASASPARRSLLQNAGFEPIVRVSDFDEAQIQVEEPSALVQALAKGKAEVVAQQFLGQNALIVGCDSVMCVDGEIYGKPIYPEPAIAMWQKMRGYYGTLFTGHCLIEMQTWRSIVRVAATTVHFANATDAEIASYVNSGEPLHCAGCFTLEGLGGLLIEKIEGCHTNVLGLSLPVLRHMLDEMGYAISFSPGRKAILERTQLDSNQ, encoded by the coding sequence ATGCCAAACTCTACCTCTTCCCCTCTGTTCGTGCTAGCTTCCGCTTCGCCAGCACGGCGATCGCTCCTTCAAAACGCTGGTTTTGAACCAATTGTAAGGGTCAGTGATTTTGACGAGGCACAAATTCAGGTCGAAGAGCCATCTGCTCTAGTACAAGCCTTGGCAAAGGGTAAGGCTGAGGTTGTTGCCCAGCAGTTCTTGGGGCAAAACGCACTGATTGTGGGATGCGACTCCGTCATGTGCGTAGATGGCGAAATCTACGGCAAACCAATCTATCCCGAACCAGCGATCGCGATGTGGCAAAAGATGCGCGGCTACTACGGCACGTTATTTACCGGACATTGCCTGATTGAAATGCAAACATGGCGATCGATCGTCCGAGTTGCCGCCACGACCGTACACTTTGCCAATGCCACAGATGCTGAAATTGCGAGCTACGTTAACAGTGGCGAACCATTGCATTGTGCTGGGTGTTTTACCTTGGAAGGCTTAGGCGGATTGCTCATCGAAAAAATAGAGGGCTGTCACACAAATGTATTGGGGCTAAGCCTGCCTGTACTACGGCACATGCTCGACGAGATGGGTTATGCGATCTCCTTTAGTCCGGGACGCAAAGCAATTCTTGAACGGACACAACTGGACTCGAACCAGTGA
- a CDS encoding META domain-containing protein: MNAILRMGEFFARTGITAVEKKSNLFLALVLGLITALPNASAIAQPTNPGGSWLDRPPTNWNKQPSGFPRLPDPAPATNLERCRESVREPDSPAEKALARRGWKLFGASQHYGITQLVMAASGFDGMCRPVGYQAFIYVEGRYAGTLSPVLMDSRTDGALIEARLLDAKRISAEFVRYSATDALCCPSKTSSASYTIRNDEVPDLTMTEVATSLNCRDNAQTSEQKPVTSNDVTTLFNKRWVLTTIGERQVKNYLYIEFNAKEQRFAGDSGCNRFAGRFTSSGETLKLSQVISTRRACVGREAQQDETEFLRSLESITRFETQADTLRLYASDRLALVFKSNFKSK, encoded by the coding sequence ATGAATGCAATTTTAAGAATGGGGGAATTTTTTGCCAGGACTGGGATAACTGCGGTAGAAAAGAAAAGCAATCTGTTTCTGGCGCTAGTTTTGGGATTGATAACAGCGCTACCTAATGCATCGGCGATCGCCCAGCCAACTAACCCAGGTGGTTCCTGGTTGGATCGCCCCCCTACTAACTGGAACAAACAACCATCAGGATTTCCTCGCCTACCCGATCCCGCACCTGCCACCAATCTGGAGCGGTGTCGCGAATCGGTACGCGAGCCAGACAGCCCAGCAGAAAAAGCTCTAGCCAGACGCGGTTGGAAATTATTCGGGGCATCACAGCACTACGGTATTACCCAACTCGTAATGGCAGCATCTGGTTTTGATGGCATGTGCAGGCCAGTGGGCTATCAGGCTTTTATTTATGTAGAAGGCAGATATGCTGGGACGCTCTCACCTGTGCTGATGGATTCGCGTACGGACGGCGCGTTGATCGAAGCCCGACTGCTCGATGCCAAAAGAATTAGTGCGGAATTTGTGCGATACAGCGCTACCGATGCCCTCTGCTGTCCCTCAAAGACTAGCTCTGCTAGTTATACCATCCGCAATGACGAAGTTCCCGACCTTACAATGACAGAAGTGGCAACTAGCCTCAACTGTCGAGATAACGCTCAAACTAGCGAGCAAAAACCCGTAACTTCTAACGATGTAACGACTCTGTTTAATAAGCGTTGGGTACTTACCACCATAGGCGAACGGCAAGTCAAGAACTATCTCTATATTGAATTCAATGCGAAGGAACAGCGCTTTGCAGGTGACAGTGGCTGCAACCGCTTTGCCGGGCGCTTTACAAGTTCGGGCGAGACATTAAAGCTTTCCCAAGTCATCAGCACGCGACGAGCCTGTGTTGGTAGAGAAGCTCAGCAAGATGAAACTGAATTTTTGCGATCGCTCGAATCGATAACCCGATTTGAAACTCAAGCAGATACTCTGCGATTGTACGCGAGCGATCGGTTAGCTTTAGTTTTTAAGAGCAATTTTAAGAGCAAATAG
- a CDS encoding ABC transporter ATP-binding protein gives MTDALEVKSIARRFGGLVAVNDVSFSVQTGEIFGLIGPNGAGKTTLFNLITGLILPSSGKLIFNRRDITNLRPHGIAALGIARTFQNIRLFGDLTLQENVAIAHHIQTRSGVFSGVFGIHPSRSEEKMIRTRSLELLDLVGLAQKKEQKARNLSYGDQRRLEIARALALNPKILLLDEPAAGMNPNEKAQLSQFIRQVHEQFQLTILLIEHNVPLVMGLCDRIAVLHFGQLLALGQPETVKNDPAVIEAYLG, from the coding sequence ATGACGGACGCTCTGGAAGTTAAATCGATCGCGCGCCGCTTTGGTGGATTGGTAGCTGTCAATGATGTTTCCTTTAGCGTCCAAACTGGTGAGATATTCGGTCTAATTGGCCCCAATGGTGCGGGTAAAACTACTCTGTTTAACTTGATTACGGGGTTGATTTTGCCGAGTAGTGGCAAGTTAATTTTCAATCGACGCGACATTACAAACCTCCGCCCCCACGGGATTGCGGCTCTGGGGATCGCCCGCACTTTTCAGAATATTCGCCTGTTCGGCGATCTTACATTACAGGAGAATGTCGCGATCGCTCACCACATTCAAACCAGATCTGGCGTATTTAGCGGCGTATTTGGCATTCATCCATCTCGTTCTGAAGAAAAAATGATTCGGACTAGATCCCTAGAACTGCTGGATTTAGTTGGTTTGGCACAAAAAAAGGAGCAGAAGGCACGCAATCTCTCCTATGGCGACCAGCGTCGCCTGGAGATTGCGCGGGCTTTGGCACTAAATCCTAAGATTTTACTGCTAGACGAACCCGCTGCTGGCATGAACCCTAATGAAAAAGCGCAACTCAGTCAATTTATTCGTCAAGTACACGAACAGTTTCAGTTAACTATTCTGCTGATCGAACATAACGTACCTCTGGTGATGGGACTGTGCGATCGCATTGCCGTTCTCCACTTTGGTCAACTCCTCGCTCTAGGCCAACCCGAAACCGTCAAAAACGATCCCGCCGTCATCGAAGCCTACCTCGGTTAA
- a CDS encoding NAD(P)H-quinone oxidoreductase subunit 4: protein MITAEFPWLTAIALIPLLAALAIPVIPDKDGKNVRWYALGVGFADLVLTIYTFWQHYDLQTSSFQLVEKYDWVPQIGLSWSLAVDGLSMPLVILTGLITTLSIFAAWDVKQKPRLFYSLMLVMYSAQIGVFAAQDMLLFFLMWELELVPVYLLISIWGGPKRQYAATKFILYTAIGSIFILLASLAMAFYGDNVTFDMTALGAKHYPLLLELFAYAGFLISFGVKLPIFPLHTWLPDAHGEASAPVSMILAGVLLKMGGYALIRMNIEMLPHAHIYFAPVLAMLGVVNIVYGAFTAFGQTNMKRRLAYSSISHMGFVLVGLAAFTDLGISGAVLQMLSHGLIAASLFFLTGITYDRTHTLMMDELGGLAKVMPKTFALFTAGAFASLALPGMSGFVGELSVFLGIATSDIYSSSFKVVVIALSAVGLIITPIYLLSMLRRVFYGASDGSQSNLQIEPKFWIDAKPREVFIAACLIVPIVGIGLYPKLATQTYDATTVAVTSEVRSAFSIVAQENPHLYSRGFHAPQFASQFSGTKPQPLLGTLK, encoded by the coding sequence ATGATTACTGCCGAATTTCCTTGGTTGACGGCGATCGCGCTGATACCACTCCTGGCCGCTCTGGCTATACCTGTAATCCCCGATAAAGATGGTAAAAACGTTCGGTGGTATGCATTGGGCGTTGGTTTCGCAGATTTAGTTTTAACGATCTATACCTTCTGGCAGCACTACGATTTACAGACCTCTTCCTTTCAGCTAGTCGAGAAATATGATTGGGTACCGCAAATTGGCCTGAGTTGGTCTCTGGCAGTTGATGGCTTATCCATGCCCTTAGTTATCCTGACTGGTTTAATCACTACACTTTCGATTTTTGCAGCCTGGGATGTCAAACAAAAGCCCAGGTTGTTTTATAGTCTCATGCTGGTGATGTACAGCGCTCAAATTGGTGTTTTTGCCGCGCAGGATATGCTGCTGTTCTTCCTGATGTGGGAGTTGGAGCTAGTCCCCGTTTACTTGCTGATTTCAATTTGGGGCGGGCCGAAAAGACAATATGCAGCGACAAAATTCATTCTCTACACCGCGATCGGTTCCATATTTATCTTGCTTGCTTCTCTAGCGATGGCATTCTATGGCGACAACGTCACGTTCGACATGACAGCGCTGGGAGCAAAGCACTATCCACTTCTTTTAGAATTATTTGCCTACGCTGGATTCCTGATCTCATTTGGCGTAAAGCTGCCGATCTTCCCCCTACATACCTGGTTGCCCGATGCCCACGGTGAAGCTTCAGCCCCTGTTTCAATGATTCTGGCTGGCGTGCTGCTGAAGATGGGTGGGTATGCTCTCATTCGCATGAACATTGAGATGTTACCCCACGCGCACATCTATTTCGCTCCGGTTTTAGCAATGTTGGGAGTAGTCAATATTGTCTACGGTGCCTTCACCGCTTTTGGGCAAACCAATATGAAGCGAAGATTGGCATACTCTTCAATTTCACACATGGGTTTTGTCCTGGTAGGTCTCGCAGCATTTACCGATCTGGGCATTAGCGGTGCTGTATTGCAAATGCTATCCCACGGTTTGATCGCAGCCAGTCTCTTTTTCCTCACTGGTATTACTTACGATCGCACCCATACTCTCATGATGGACGAGTTAGGTGGCTTAGCAAAGGTAATGCCTAAAACATTTGCCCTATTCACGGCGGGCGCGTTTGCCTCTCTGGCTTTACCTGGGATGAGCGGTTTCGTCGGAGAACTGAGTGTATTCCTGGGAATTGCAACCAGCGATATCTACAGTTCTAGCTTTAAAGTAGTGGTAATTGCGCTCTCGGCTGTTGGTCTGATTATTACGCCCATCTACTTGTTATCGATGCTGCGCCGAGTCTTCTACGGTGCGAGCGATGGATCGCAGTCAAACCTGCAAATCGAACCTAAGTTTTGGATCGATGCGAAGCCGCGTGAGGTCTTTATTGCTGCTTGCTTGATCGTACCGATTGTGGGTATCGGTCTATATCCTAAGTTGGCGACGCAAACCTACGATGCTACGACCGTAGCCGTGACATCAGAAGTTCGCAGCGCCTTTTCGATTGTGGCTCAAGAGAACCCACACCTCTACTCCCGTGGTTTCCATGCCCCCCAGTTCGCATCTCAATTTTCTGGGACTAAGCCCCAGCCCCTGTTAGGAACGCTGAAGTAG
- a CDS encoding carbohydrate kinase family protein: MPHVLCLGEILIDQIATETGSFEQVKSWNAYPGGAPANVACGLTKLGTSSGFIGCVGQDAVGNHLVQLLQSTGVDTSGVQVHATAPTRQVYVTRSDSGERTFAKFSSNESDRAETAFADMFLDADRLPEDLFIEADFLVLGTLCLASPIAAKAVERALQLAEKYYLGVVVDINWRPMFWPDPSQALSQILSLLAHVDYLKVSVEEAEWLFQTSNPVAISALHDHLEGVIVTNGEMGCQFYLGEREGSHPAFPVATQDTTGAGDSFLAGFVHQLCHHPLSHLDDPALVREIITYASAVGAITTTGLGAIAPQPTDAEVRDFLLQRS, from the coding sequence ATGCCACATGTACTGTGTCTGGGGGAAATCCTCATAGACCAAATTGCCACTGAAACTGGCAGTTTTGAACAAGTAAAATCCTGGAATGCCTACCCAGGCGGCGCACCTGCCAATGTTGCCTGTGGTTTGACTAAACTTGGTACCAGTTCGGGTTTTATTGGTTGTGTTGGGCAGGATGCGGTGGGAAACCACCTCGTGCAATTACTGCAAAGCACGGGTGTCGATACTTCTGGCGTACAGGTTCATGCCACGGCTCCCACGCGCCAGGTTTACGTGACTAGATCGGACAGTGGCGAGCGTACGTTTGCAAAGTTCTCTAGCAATGAAAGCGATCGCGCTGAAACAGCTTTTGCTGATATGTTCCTGGACGCAGATCGACTGCCAGAAGATCTGTTTATCGAAGCGGATTTTCTGGTGCTTGGAACGCTCTGCCTGGCTAGTCCGATCGCGGCCAAAGCAGTAGAAAGAGCCTTGCAGTTAGCCGAGAAATATTACCTGGGTGTTGTGGTAGATATCAACTGGCGACCAATGTTTTGGCCCGATCCCAGTCAGGCTCTCAGCCAGATTCTCAGTTTATTGGCACATGTCGACTATCTCAAGGTATCAGTCGAAGAAGCTGAGTGGTTATTCCAGACCTCTAACCCCGTCGCCATCTCCGCCCTGCACGATCATCTGGAAGGAGTGATTGTCACCAATGGCGAGATGGGCTGCCAATTCTACCTGGGAGAGCGCGAAGGCAGCCATCCTGCCTTCCCAGTCGCTACCCAAGATACCACCGGGGCAGGGGATAGCTTTTTAGCGGGCTTTGTCCATCAGCTTTGCCATCACCCCCTCTCTCATCTCGACGATCCCGCTCTCGTTAGAGAAATAATCACCTATGCTTCGGCTGTGGGTGCGATTACAACTACAGGACTGGGCGCGATCGCCCCCCAACCCACTGATGCCGAGGTGAGAGACTTTCTACTTCAGCGTTCCTAA
- a CDS encoding DUF561 domain-containing protein has product MTIMNRLSSQLQSAFDRRQALKIISGLQNFNFESVAMVVRAAELGGATFVDIAADAGLINLAKTITSLPVCVSAVEPAKLAEAVANGADLVEIGNYDKFYAQGRVFTADEVLELTRATRALLPHTALSVTVPHTLPLDRQVILAEQLVAVGADIIQTEGGTSSAPAHAGVLGLIEKAAPTLAAAHAISRAVSVPVLCASGLSSVTAPMAIAAGASGIGVGTAVNQLNDEIAAIAVVRSLREALTSQVAVSNSK; this is encoded by the coding sequence ATGACCATAATGAATCGCTTGTCCAGTCAATTACAGAGTGCTTTCGACCGTCGTCAAGCTCTCAAAATTATTAGTGGTTTGCAAAACTTTAACTTTGAGTCGGTGGCAATGGTAGTACGCGCCGCCGAGTTAGGTGGGGCTACGTTTGTTGATATTGCGGCTGATGCGGGGCTAATTAACCTGGCGAAAACGATTACCAGCCTGCCTGTGTGCGTGTCGGCAGTGGAGCCAGCTAAACTGGCTGAAGCTGTAGCTAATGGCGCGGATCTGGTGGAAATTGGCAACTACGATAAGTTCTACGCGCAAGGTCGCGTTTTTACAGCCGATGAAGTACTCGAACTAACCCGAGCAACCAGAGCCTTGCTGCCCCATACTGCCCTATCTGTAACCGTACCCCATACGTTACCTTTAGATCGGCAGGTGATTTTAGCGGAGCAATTGGTAGCAGTGGGCGCTGACATCATCCAAACCGAAGGTGGCACTAGCAGCGCGCCTGCACATGCTGGCGTATTGGGCTTAATCGAGAAGGCTGCGCCTACGCTGGCGGCTGCCCATGCCATTAGCCGTGCTGTCTCAGTCCCCGTTCTATGCGCCTCTGGTTTATCCAGCGTTACCGCACCGATGGCGATCGCTGCCGGAGCGTCTGGCATTGGTGTTGGCACGGCTGTAAACCAACTCAATGACGAAATTGCCGCGATCGCGGTAGTTCGCAGCCTCCGAGAAGCTTTAACCAGCCAGGTGGCAGTTAGCAACTCCAAATAA
- a CDS encoding DEAD/DEAH box helicase translates to MPSSFSSLGISEARVQVLESLGFTQPTEIQSQSIPHFLEGKDILGQAQTGTGKTAAFSLPILEKLDISKNSLQALILTPTRELAIQVNQAIRTFNLRPGARVLTVYGGQSIDRQISQLERGVHLVVGTPGRVIDLMERGKLKLNNLSWFVLDEADEMLNMGFIQDVEKILAATPSDRQSAFFSATMPPQIKRLVKNYLRSPITIKVEPEVTAPNKIEQQVYLIPSHLTKEESLLPILELEAPSSAIIFVRTKDSASRLSELLQSAGHSVDEYHGNLSQIQRESLLRRFRNQQVKLVVATDIAARGLDIDGLSHVINLELPDDLERYVHRIGRTGRAGRDGRAITLINYRERYKLRNLERQIGQSLEAVQLPSISQIQANRIARFTEQIHQALSGERLASFLPLVSQLSEDYDPQAIAAAALQLAYSQVQSDKAEQAVMHVLSKQADRSHSHVPKPIKRGQSGDRRPNFDNRPARTGSRMAGSSSPKK, encoded by the coding sequence ATGCCCTCTTCCTTTTCATCTCTTGGTATTTCTGAAGCACGAGTTCAGGTGTTGGAGTCCTTAGGGTTTACCCAGCCGACAGAAATACAGTCCCAATCTATTCCTCACTTTCTAGAAGGTAAGGACATATTGGGGCAAGCTCAAACTGGTACGGGTAAAACCGCAGCATTTTCGTTACCCATTCTAGAAAAGCTGGATATTTCTAAAAATTCGCTGCAAGCTTTGATATTAACCCCTACGCGAGAACTAGCAATTCAGGTCAACCAGGCTATCCGCACTTTTAACCTCAGACCAGGAGCTAGAGTACTTACGGTTTATGGGGGGCAGTCCATCGATCGCCAGATATCACAGCTAGAGCGCGGCGTTCACTTGGTAGTCGGTACGCCAGGGCGCGTTATCGATTTGATGGAGCGCGGCAAGCTCAAGCTCAACAATTTATCGTGGTTTGTCCTGGATGAAGCCGACGAAATGTTAAATATGGGCTTCATTCAAGATGTGGAAAAGATTTTAGCCGCCACGCCATCCGATCGCCAGTCAGCATTTTTCTCAGCTACCATGCCTCCCCAGATCAAGCGCCTGGTCAAGAACTACCTGCGATCGCCAATTACAATCAAGGTCGAGCCAGAGGTAACCGCACCAAATAAGATCGAGCAACAGGTTTACTTGATCCCATCTCACCTCACTAAAGAGGAATCTTTGTTGCCCATCTTGGAACTAGAAGCACCGAGTTCTGCGATCATTTTTGTCCGGACTAAAGATTCGGCCAGCCGTTTGTCGGAATTGCTGCAAAGCGCCGGTCATAGCGTGGATGAATATCACGGCAATTTATCGCAGATCCAACGCGAATCTCTCTTGCGTCGGTTCCGCAATCAGCAAGTAAAACTGGTAGTAGCAACAGATATTGCTGCTAGAGGTTTAGATATTGACGGTCTCAGCCATGTGATTAACCTGGAGCTACCAGACGACTTAGAGCGCTACGTGCATCGTATCGGTCGCACGGGTAGAGCCGGACGCGATGGTCGAGCCATTACCCTGATTAACTACAGGGAACGCTACAAATTGCGCAACTTGGAAAGACAAATCGGTCAATCCTTAGAAGCAGTCCAGTTACCTTCAATTAGTCAAATCCAAGCTAATCGGATCGCGCGATTTACCGAGCAGATCCACCAGGCACTGAGCGGCGAGCGTCTAGCATCATTCTTGCCTCTAGTATCTCAACTATCTGAGGACTACGATCCCCAGGCGATCGCGGCGGCAGCACTGCAACTAGCCTATAGCCAGGTGCAATCTGACAAAGCCGAGCAAGCCGTGATGCACGTTTTATCTAAGCAAGCCGATCGCTCGCACAGTCACGTACCCAAGCCGATCAAGCGCGGTCAGAGCGGCGATCGCCGTCCTAACTTTGACAATCGCCCTGCCCGTACGGGTAGCAGAATGGCGGGATCGTCCAGCCCGAAAAAATAA